In Streptomyces qaidamensis, one DNA window encodes the following:
- a CDS encoding arsenate reductase ArsC, with translation MSSSPLASVLFVCVHNAGRSQMAAGFLSHLAGDRIEVRSAGSIPGDQVNPSAVEAMKEVGIDIADAKPKVLTTEAVQASDYVITMGCGDACPIFPGKKYLDWALEDPAGKGVDAVRPIRDEIKTRIEALIAEIDAKQEA, from the coding sequence ATGTCCTCCAGCCCGCTCGCCTCCGTGCTGTTCGTCTGCGTCCACAACGCCGGACGCTCGCAGATGGCTGCCGGATTCCTCTCCCACCTCGCGGGCGACCGGATCGAGGTCCGCTCCGCCGGCTCCATCCCGGGTGACCAGGTCAACCCCTCCGCCGTCGAGGCCATGAAGGAAGTCGGCATCGACATCGCCGACGCCAAGCCGAAGGTCCTCACCACCGAGGCCGTCCAGGCATCCGACTACGTCATCACCATGGGCTGCGGCGACGCCTGCCCGATCTTCCCCGGCAAGAAGTACCTCGACTGGGCCCTGGAAGACCCGGCCGGCAAGGGCGTCGACGCCGTCCGCCCCATCCGCGACGAGATCAAGACCCGCATCGAGGCCCTGATCGCCGAGATCGACGCCAAGCAGGAGGCGTGA
- the trxB gene encoding thioredoxin-disulfide reductase, with protein sequence MREVIVIGSGPAGYTAALYAARAQLKPLVFGGAIFVGGSLTTTSEVENFPGFPEGIDGPDLMLNMRAQAEKFGAEIVEDDIVFVDLTGDVKEVTDSAGAVHRARAVIVATGSGYRKLGLPKEDELSGRGVSWCATCDGFFFRDRDIVVVGGGDTAMEEATFLSRFAKSVTVVHRRSTLRASQVMQNRAFADDKISFAFDSDIAEIKEADGKLAGVVLRDAFTGKTRDLDVTGLFIAIGHNPRTELFRDQLDLDENGYLKVQSPTMRTNIPGVFAAGDVVDHIYRQAITAAGSGCAAALDAERYLAALTDAGSVPAQRTATAVV encoded by the coding sequence ATGCGCGAGGTCATCGTCATCGGCTCCGGCCCCGCCGGGTACACCGCCGCCCTCTATGCAGCCCGCGCCCAGCTCAAGCCGCTCGTCTTCGGCGGCGCCATCTTCGTCGGCGGCTCGCTCACCACGACCTCCGAGGTCGAGAACTTCCCCGGCTTCCCCGAGGGCATCGACGGGCCGGACCTGATGCTGAACATGCGGGCTCAGGCCGAGAAGTTCGGCGCTGAGATCGTCGAGGACGACATCGTCTTCGTCGACCTCACCGGCGATGTCAAAGAGGTAACCGACTCCGCGGGCGCCGTCCACCGGGCCAGGGCAGTGATCGTCGCGACCGGCTCCGGCTACCGCAAGCTCGGCCTGCCCAAGGAGGACGAGCTGTCCGGCAGGGGAGTCTCCTGGTGCGCCACCTGCGACGGCTTCTTCTTCCGCGATCGCGACATCGTGGTCGTCGGCGGCGGCGACACCGCCATGGAGGAAGCCACCTTCCTCAGCCGCTTCGCCAAGTCCGTGACCGTCGTCCACCGTCGCTCCACCCTGCGCGCCTCCCAGGTGATGCAGAACCGCGCCTTCGCCGACGACAAGATCTCCTTCGCCTTCGACAGCGACATCGCAGAGATCAAGGAAGCGGACGGCAAGCTCGCCGGTGTCGTCCTGCGCGATGCGTTCACCGGCAAGACCCGCGACCTGGACGTGACCGGCCTGTTCATCGCGATCGGACACAACCCGCGCACGGAACTGTTCAGGGACCAGCTGGACCTGGACGAGAACGGCTACCTCAAGGTGCAGTCGCCGACCATGCGCACGAACATCCCGGGTGTGTTCGCCGCGGGCGACGTCGTCGACCACATCTACCGCCAGGCGATCACCGCCGCCGGCAGCGGCTGTGCCGCAGCCTTGGACGCCGAGCGATACCTGGCCGCCTTGACCGACGCCGGCTCGGTACCCGCGCAAAGAACCGCCACGGCCGTCGTCTGA
- a CDS encoding alpha-L-arabinofuranosidase C-terminal domain-containing protein, whose translation MPRTAARTRWRVGLTATALLTAAALIPAPAHAEDVTDYAITVDPSARGATIDDTMYGVFFEDINRAADGGLYAELVQNRSFEYSTADNGSYTPLTSWAVGGTAEVVNDSGRLNERNRNYLSLGAGSSVTNAGYNTGIRVDKGKRYDFSVWARAASGATLTVSLKDTAGTLATARQVAVKGGWAKYEATFTATRTSNRGRLAVASSDAAALDEVSLFPRDTYKNQPNGLRKDLAEKIAALKPGFVRFPGGCLVNTGSMEDYSEASNWQRKRSYQWKDTIGPVEQRATNANFWGYNQSYGLGYYEYFRFSEDVGAMPLPVVPALVTGCGQNKATDDEALLKRHIQDTLDLIEFANGPATSTWGKVRARMGHPKPFHLTHIGVGNEENLPKEFFARFERFRTAIKAKYPDITVISNSGPDDAGTTFDTAWQLNREGKVDMVDEHYYNSPNWFLQNNDRYDSYDRSGPKVFLGEYASQGNAWKNGLTEAAFMTGLERNADVVKLASYAPLLANEDYVQWRPDMIWFNNRASWNSANYEVQKLFMTNVGDRVVPSKATTTPNVSGPITGAVGLSTWATSAAYDDVLVTSADGSTLLSDDFSGDASKWKHSGAGSWSVQDGAYVQTDTAAENTLVTAGDPAWKDYDLHVKATKKSGKEGFLVAFGVKDTGNYYWWNLGGWNNTQSAIEQAVDGGKGTLMTKPGSIETGRAYDIDIKVRGRQVTLFLDGKEWGSFKDDKPAEPFRQVVTKDAKTGDLIVKVVNAQSAEARTAVDLGGAKVASTARVTTLAADEDAVNTETDTPVTPVTSTFRGVAGKFTYTFPANSVTFLRIKQR comes from the coding sequence ATGCCACGCACCGCCGCCCGCACCCGATGGAGAGTCGGCCTCACGGCCACCGCCCTCCTGACGGCAGCAGCCCTCATACCGGCCCCCGCGCACGCCGAGGACGTCACCGACTACGCGATCACCGTCGACCCGTCCGCCCGGGGTGCCACGATCGACGACACGATGTACGGCGTCTTCTTCGAGGACATCAACCGGGCCGCCGACGGAGGTCTGTACGCCGAGCTCGTGCAGAACCGGTCCTTCGAGTACTCCACCGCCGACAACGGCTCCTACACGCCCCTGACCTCGTGGGCGGTCGGCGGCACGGCCGAGGTCGTGAACGACTCGGGTCGCCTCAACGAGCGCAACCGCAACTACCTCTCCCTGGGCGCCGGCTCGTCCGTCACGAACGCCGGCTACAACACCGGCATCCGGGTCGACAAGGGCAAGCGGTACGACTTCTCCGTCTGGGCCCGCGCCGCGAGCGGTGCCACGCTCACGGTCTCCCTGAAGGACACCGCGGGCACCCTCGCCACCGCCCGCCAGGTCGCCGTGAAGGGCGGCTGGGCCAAGTACGAGGCCACCTTCACCGCGACCCGCACCAGCAACCGCGGCCGTCTCGCCGTCGCCTCGTCGGACGCCGCCGCGCTCGACGAGGTGTCGCTGTTCCCGCGCGACACCTACAAGAACCAGCCGAACGGCCTGCGCAAGGACCTCGCCGAGAAGATCGCCGCCCTCAAGCCCGGCTTCGTGCGGTTCCCCGGCGGCTGCCTGGTCAACACCGGCTCCATGGAGGACTACAGCGAGGCCTCGAACTGGCAGCGCAAGCGCAGCTACCAGTGGAAGGACACCATCGGACCCGTAGAGCAGCGCGCCACCAACGCCAACTTCTGGGGTTACAACCAGAGCTACGGTCTCGGCTACTACGAGTACTTCCGCTTCTCCGAGGACGTCGGCGCGATGCCGCTGCCCGTCGTCCCCGCCCTGGTGACCGGCTGCGGCCAGAACAAGGCCACCGACGACGAGGCGCTGCTCAAGCGGCACATCCAGGACACCCTCGACCTCATCGAGTTCGCCAACGGACCGGCGACCTCCACGTGGGGCAAGGTGCGCGCGCGGATGGGCCACCCCAAGCCCTTCCACCTCACCCACATCGGGGTCGGCAACGAGGAGAACCTCCCCAAGGAGTTCTTCGCCCGCTTCGAACGGTTCCGGACGGCCATCAAGGCGAAGTACCCGGACATCACCGTCATCTCCAACTCGGGCCCGGACGACGCCGGCACGACCTTCGACACCGCCTGGCAGCTCAACCGCGAGGGCAAGGTCGACATGGTCGACGAGCACTACTACAACAGCCCGAACTGGTTCCTGCAGAACAACGACCGCTACGACTCCTACGACCGCAGCGGCCCCAAGGTCTTCCTCGGGGAGTACGCCTCCCAGGGCAACGCCTGGAAGAACGGCCTGACCGAAGCCGCCTTCATGACCGGACTGGAGCGCAACGCGGACGTCGTCAAGCTCGCCTCGTACGCCCCGCTGCTCGCCAACGAGGACTACGTGCAGTGGCGCCCGGACATGATCTGGTTCAACAACCGGGCCTCCTGGAACTCGGCCAACTACGAGGTCCAGAAGCTGTTCATGACCAACGTCGGCGACCGCGTCGTCCCGTCGAAGGCCACGACCACGCCGAACGTCAGCGGCCCGATCACCGGCGCCGTCGGCCTGTCGACGTGGGCGACCAGCGCCGCGTACGACGACGTGCTGGTCACTTCGGCGGACGGCTCGACCCTGCTGAGCGACGACTTCTCCGGTGACGCCTCGAAGTGGAAGCACTCCGGCGCGGGCAGCTGGAGCGTCCAGGACGGGGCCTACGTCCAGACCGACACCGCCGCCGAGAACACCCTGGTCACGGCGGGCGACCCGGCCTGGAAGGACTACGACCTGCATGTGAAGGCCACCAAGAAGTCCGGCAAGGAGGGCTTCCTCGTCGCCTTCGGCGTCAAGGACACCGGCAACTACTACTGGTGGAACCTGGGCGGCTGGAACAACACCCAGTCCGCGATCGAACAGGCCGTGGACGGCGGCAAGGGCACCCTGATGACGAAGCCCGGGTCGATCGAGACCGGCCGGGCCTACGACATCGACATCAAGGTCCGCGGCCGTCAGGTCACCCTGTTCCTCGACGGCAAGGAGTGGGGCAGCTTCAAGGACGACAAGCCGGCCGAGCCGTTCCGCCAGGTCGTGACCAAGGACGCGAAGACCGGTGACCTGATCGTCAAGGTCGTCAACGCCCAGTCCGCCGAGGCCCGTACGGCCGTCGACCTCGGTGGCGCCAAGGTCGCCTCCACGGCCCGCGTGACCACGCTGGCCGCCGACGAGGACGCCGTGAACACCGAGACGGACACGCCGGTGACGCCGGTGACGTCCACGTTCCGGGGGGTGGCCGGGAAGTTCACGTACACCTTCCCGGCGAACTCCGTGACGTTCCTGAGGATCAAGCAGAGGTGA
- a CDS encoding DUF6314 family protein — translation MGEFWPVPDVLVYLAGRWRVTRSVRDLASGAEGEFTGTTEFRTEETGGLLHHESGIFVWQGVPRPAERTLRFLPGPGGTADVRFADGRPFHDLDLTSGRHRAGHPCSADLYRGEFTVLDADHWRTVWQVRGPAKDLVLRTGYAREG, via the coding sequence ATGGGCGAGTTCTGGCCAGTGCCGGACGTGCTGGTGTATCTGGCCGGGCGCTGGCGCGTGACACGGTCGGTGCGGGATCTCGCGAGCGGCGCGGAGGGTGAGTTCACCGGCACCACCGAGTTCCGCACGGAGGAGACCGGCGGGCTGCTGCACCACGAGTCCGGCATCTTCGTCTGGCAGGGCGTCCCCCGGCCCGCGGAGCGGACTCTGCGGTTCCTGCCGGGTCCGGGCGGCACGGCGGACGTGCGGTTCGCCGACGGCAGGCCGTTCCACGACCTGGACCTGACGTCCGGCCGGCATCGCGCCGGCCATCCCTGCTCGGCGGACCTCTACCGCGGGGAGTTCACCGTCCTCGACGCGGACCACTGGCGGACGGTGTGGCAGGTCCGCGGCCCCGCCAAGGACCTGGTGCTGCGCACCGGCTACGCGCGCGAGGGCTGA
- a CDS encoding histidine phosphatase family protein, translating to MPLRVTFVAAARSSPVLAERFEDEQPLDQAGWAEVERVAQELLPLAAAELRYCSPTPRSRATGEGLGYAPLVQLGLRDCDMGRWRGLTLGEAMAREPDAVDAWLADPRATPHGGESLVDFITRVGGWLDTRPVEDGCRVVAVAEPSVIRAALVYALKAPPSTYWNIDVRPLSTTSVTGRAGRWNLRFDGASAQPSRA from the coding sequence ATGCCACTTCGGGTCACCTTCGTCGCCGCCGCGCGCAGCTCCCCGGTGCTCGCCGAGCGTTTCGAGGACGAGCAGCCGCTGGACCAGGCCGGCTGGGCCGAGGTGGAGCGGGTCGCGCAGGAGCTGCTGCCGCTCGCCGCGGCCGAACTGCGCTACTGCTCGCCGACTCCGCGCAGCCGGGCGACGGGGGAGGGGCTCGGGTACGCGCCGCTCGTGCAGCTCGGCCTGCGCGACTGCGACATGGGCCGGTGGCGCGGGCTGACCCTGGGCGAGGCGATGGCCCGGGAGCCGGATGCCGTGGACGCCTGGCTCGCCGACCCGCGCGCCACACCGCACGGCGGTGAGTCGCTGGTCGACTTCATCACCCGGGTCGGCGGCTGGCTCGACACCCGGCCCGTCGAGGACGGCTGCCGGGTCGTGGCGGTGGCCGAGCCGTCCGTGATCCGGGCGGCCCTGGTGTACGCCCTGAAGGCACCGCCCTCGACGTACTGGAACATCGATGTCCGCCCCCTGTCGACGACGTCCGTGACGGGCCGGGCGGGACGCTGGAACCTGCGCTTCGACGGGGCGTCGGCTCAGCCCTCGCGCGCGTAG